The Magnetococcales bacterium DNA segment GGTGCAATCTGGCGTGCAAATTTTGTCAAAACTGGCACATGAGCCGATCCCGCTCCATGGACGAGCAGATGGCCACGGCCACCCCCGCGCAACTTGCTGCCGCTGCCCAACGCCTGGGGTGTCGCTCCCTCGCCTATACCTACAACGATCCTGTGGTCTTCATGGAGTATGCCATGGATGTGGCGCAGGCCGGGCATGCCCTGGGCATACAATCCGTGGCCGTCACCGCTGGTTATATGCAGGATGCCGCCCGCGAAGCGTTCTATCGCCATATGGATGCCGCCAATGTCGATCTGAAGGCCTTCTCGGAACGTTTTTATCGGCGTCTGTGTGGGGGTTCCCTGCAACCTGTTCTGGAAACGTTGCAGTACATCCATGCAAAGACGGATGTCTGGCTGGAGATCACCACCCTGCTGATCCCTGGCGAGAACGACTCGGACGCCGAACTGGAGAGCATGACGCAATGGGTGGCCACCCACCTGAGCGTCGATGTCCCCATCCATTTTTCGGCTTTTCATCCGGCCTATCGTCTCCAGGAAAAACCCCGTACTCCCGCCGCCACCCTGACCCGCGCCCGCCATATTGCCCGCAACAATGGCCTGCGTTATGTCTACACGGGAAATCTCCACGATCCGGCTGGAGGAGTCACCCATTGCCATGCCTGTGGCCACCAGCTCATTGTCCGGGATGGCTATACCCTGCTGGCCTGGCATCTGACCCATCAGGGAGACTGCGCAACGTGTGGCACCTCCTGTGCCGGAACTTTTGCCGCCGCACCGGAAAACTGGGGCGCACGCTGCGTTCCGGTTCGGGTGTAATACACTGTAATCAAATGTTATCAACCTGGAAAACCTTGCTGCATGCCTCATAAAGACCTTGCCTGCCACCTCGGAAAAGTGGTAGCCTGTCGGGGGTTGTCATGTGGGCTTGGCCCAGAATTTGATCCCAAACCAATGCGGCGACCTTCCTTCAACACCATGCACAATATGCCCTGCTTCCATGTCAGACGATGCGGCGGTTCCAAAAATAAACAAAGTACCCAGTGGAACATATGCGGAGACTCTTCCCCCTGATTGTCCGCCCAGCGATGCGGTGAAACCGAGTGAAAGATTTGCTTACAGGCTTTTGATGGAATTACCTGCGAAAAGGGAGGATTTTGACTCGCACGCAAAGCTCGAAAAAAAAGCCCCCTCTCCAGGCAATCGTTGGTATGGGAAGTGTTCAGTCATGGGCAGTCAATCTTCGTCATCAAATGCAATAACAGGAAAAACGTTGCTATATTTTGATGGTCCGCAAATTATTCACCTGAACGAAACGAATGAGAGTGGAACGTCGGTGATCGCTGTTGCAGTCGATTATGACGACTCGGAGATGGAACAACCATTTTTTGCTTGTTACATATGTAAAGATGACTGGGAAAGGTATGCTGAAGGTAAAAAGGATCTTTACTATTTGTTTTCCAACGCACTGCAAGGAGAATGTTATTTTTTTGATTTGCGTGCGCAACATAATGAAGTTGTCCAATCAAGATTGGCGTCCAATGAAGAGGTTGAGAATAGCGATTTTTGGCCTGACAAGGGCTTCCTTTTCTCAGGCCATAGTGAAGATATGGATGAGTTTTGTGGAATTTTTAAACCTCGCATCGACCTTGGTGCGAACATAATCTGGGAGGAAATGGTCTATTCTTTTTGATGTACACCCCATTCACCTCAAGAAAAGCCTGGACATGAAAGCCTTTGTCAGGGCTTCGCCCCGAACCCCGCCAGGACTCTGTCTTAGGCCCTGCCAGGGAGCCAGCCCGCTGGACCCCGATTCGTTGCCGGGTGGAGAATGGTTGCGATATTTCAGGCCATAAAACCCAACAATTGCCCCCGGGACCGGAAGGTTGGGTCGGGGGTGGGTCGTACAAACCAACAAGGAGCGTATCATGAGCGAAAATCCTTTTGACAACCGGGCACGAGCCCAGGCTCATGCCGAGTCGGGGGCCATGCCGGCCATTGATGTCAAGGACTCGGCGGTCGAATACCTGAAGCAGGTCTATGCACTGTTGGCGGCCAGCCTGGTCATGGCTGTTGCATCTGGCTATGTGGGCATGTACACCCCCTTCGCCTTCGAACACCCGATCCTGCTCCTGGTGATCGAAGTGGGCGTCTTTTTCCTGGCCCTGAAAATCAAAAACACCCCCACACTGTTTCTGTTCGCGGCCATCTCCGGTTTCACGATCGGACCGGTCATTGCCGTCTACGTTGGCAGTGGTCTCTCTGGTGTGGTCGGTCAGGCAATGTCCCTCACGGCTGCCATCTTCGTGGGTATGACCTTCTATGCCATGACCACCCGGCGCGACCTCTCCATGATGGGAACCTTCCTCTTTGCCGGCCTGATCGTCCTGCTCGTGGGATCGCTTCTCAACATGTTCTTCCACTCCTCGGCCATGGGCTTTGCCCTGAGCGCCGCCGGCGCCCTGATCTTCTCCCTCTACATCGCCTGGGAAACCCAGTCCCTCAAGGAAAATCCCTGGGCCGTGAAGCCTCAGGAAGCGGCTCTTTCCATGTATCTGAACGTCATCAACCTCTTCCTGTCTCTCCTGCGTTTGTTGGGGATTCTCGGGAGCGATGATTGAGAAGATGCCTTTTGCATGGTGGCAACTGTCCGGCGCCCTTGCGAGAAAAGCTTTGACATGAAAGATTTTGTCGGGATGTTGCCCCGGACCCCGCCAGGAGGAAGGGCGTAGCCCTTTCTCCTGGACCTCCACCCCACTTTCAATGATTATTTTCTCGGGGCTCTGCCCCGGACCCCGCCAGGAGGAAGGGCGCAGCCCTTCCTCCTGGACCTCCATCCCAGTCTTT contains these protein-coding regions:
- the amrS gene encoding AmmeMemoRadiSam system radical SAM enzyme, whose protein sequence is MTRLGTSVARETITLADPGVVATHYWRTLPDGRIQCDVCPRICRLREGQRGLCYVRARTADQIVLTSHGRSHGFCIDPIEKKPLYHFYPGSAILSFGTAGCNLACKFCQNWHMSRSRSMDEQMATATPAQLAAAAQRLGCRSLAYTYNDPVVFMEYAMDVAQAGHALGIQSVAVTAGYMQDAAREAFYRHMDAANVDLKAFSERFYRRLCGGSLQPVLETLQYIHAKTDVWLEITTLLIPGENDSDAELESMTQWVATHLSVDVPIHFSAFHPAYRLQEKPRTPAATLTRARHIARNNGLRYVYTGNLHDPAGGVTHCHACGHQLIVRDGYTLLAWHLTHQGDCATCGTSCAGTFAAAPENWGARCVPVRV
- a CDS encoding Bax inhibitor-1/YccA family protein, whose amino-acid sequence is MSENPFDNRARAQAHAESGAMPAIDVKDSAVEYLKQVYALLAASLVMAVASGYVGMYTPFAFEHPILLLVIEVGVFFLALKIKNTPTLFLFAAISGFTIGPVIAVYVGSGLSGVVGQAMSLTAAIFVGMTFYAMTTRRDLSMMGTFLFAGLIVLLVGSLLNMFFHSSAMGFALSAAGALIFSLYIAWETQSLKENPWAVKPQEAALSMYLNVINLFLSLLRLLGILGSDD